One window of the Asticcacaulis sp. SL142 genome contains the following:
- the ispG gene encoding flavodoxin-dependent (E)-4-hydroxy-3-methylbut-2-enyl-diphosphate synthase has protein sequence MSSHQHVRPWRMIERRKSRKIRVGSVEVGGDAPITVQSMTNTLTSDAQATLRQIAALEEAGADIVRVSCPDVESTQALKTIVDNTAIPIVADIHFHYKRAIEAAKAGAACLRINPGNIGSADRVREVVQAAKDYGCSMRIGVNAGSLEKELLERYGEPCPEAMVESALFHANILRDHDFHEFKISVKASDVFLTVAAYQALADAIDCPLHIGVTEAGPLRTGTIKSSIGLGNLLWAGIGDTIRVSLAADPVEEIKVGFDILKSLGLRHRGVNIIACPSCARQGFNVIDTVAKLEERLAHISTPMSLSIIGCVVNGPGEALFTDVGFTGGGAGAGMVYMAGKPDHKLANGDMIEHIVELVERKAEELKAQEAPVAATAAE, from the coding sequence ATGAGTTCTCACCAGCACGTTCGTCCGTGGCGCATGATCGAGCGCCGCAAAAGCCGTAAAATCCGCGTGGGCTCTGTCGAGGTCGGGGGCGATGCGCCGATCACGGTTCAGTCCATGACCAATACCCTGACTTCGGACGCGCAGGCGACCTTGCGTCAGATTGCGGCCTTGGAAGAGGCTGGTGCCGATATTGTGCGGGTGTCGTGTCCGGATGTGGAGTCAACTCAGGCGCTCAAGACGATTGTCGACAACACCGCTATCCCCATCGTGGCGGACATCCATTTCCACTATAAGCGCGCCATTGAGGCCGCTAAGGCCGGGGCGGCGTGCCTGCGGATTAATCCCGGCAATATCGGCTCAGCCGACCGGGTGCGTGAAGTGGTGCAGGCGGCTAAGGACTATGGCTGCTCCATGCGCATCGGGGTTAATGCCGGGTCGCTGGAGAAGGAACTGCTGGAACGCTATGGTGAGCCATGCCCCGAAGCCATGGTTGAAAGCGCTTTGTTCCACGCCAATATCCTGCGCGATCATGATTTCCATGAGTTCAAGATTTCGGTCAAGGCGTCGGATGTCTTCCTGACTGTGGCCGCCTATCAGGCCTTGGCCGATGCTATTGACTGCCCCCTGCATATCGGCGTGACCGAAGCGGGGCCTTTGCGCACCGGCACGATCAAGTCGTCAATTGGTTTGGGTAATCTGCTGTGGGCCGGGATCGGTGATACCATCCGCGTGTCGCTGGCCGCCGATCCGGTCGAAGAAATCAAGGTCGGCTTTGATATCCTGAAAAGCCTCGGCCTGCGCCACCGCGGTGTCAACATCATCGCCTGCCCGTCGTGTGCGCGGCAGGGGTTCAATGTCATTGATACGGTCGCCAAACTCGAAGAACGGCTGGCGCACATCTCAACACCCATGTCACTGTCGATTATTGGCTGTGTCGTTAATGGACCCGGCGAAGCGCTGTTTACCGATGTTGGCTTTACCGGCGGCGGGGCAGGGGCCGGCATGGTCTATATGGCCGGTAAGCCCGATCATAAATTAGCCAATGGCGATATGATCGAACACATCGTCGAACTCGTAGAACGTAAGGCTGAGGAACTGAAGGCGCAAGAGGCGCCGGTTGCGGCCACGGCGGCTGAGTAA
- a CDS encoding protein-disulfide reductase DsbD family protein produces MAFWGGQAFAEPVKTAHLTTELVAEHKAVAKGGDIWIAIRHEPLKGWHTYWQNPGDTGLAPVVNWSLPDKVTVGEPQWQTPERQPYMGLVNYGYSGGTYLFYKLTNGTALGDGDILPLKARVDFLVCEKVCVPETVNVSLNLPVGPSGGADRTFQKAFEALPKPAPAGYFRKAGNIVELGFPAADTSEMFEKPSGAYFFPITAGAVPPAADQKLDTGADGFTLKATAADDKPLSGAVTGVIAFPNGDSYQVTLNEGAIPHNLRGLGGLSAASGEVSVVGVIIAAGFAFVGGIILNLMPCVFPILSMKILAVSRAGQDHKLARHEALLYGAGVIISFVALAVMITAAQSLGAALGWGFQLQSPFVTAALSIVMLLVALNLSGLFNIGSSVQGFGAGMAVKNPYIGAFLTGVLAVVVAAPCTAPFMATAIGVALAQGGFVSFVIFLALGIGFALPIVGLTYAITYFPALAKRLPKPGPWMDRFKHILAVPMYLAALWMVWVFAQQVSGWGLFALIIALGLIVLGVVRTLIPAATRPVLLGLGIVLAVASAAQTRAVTTPAAVKADVPYETFSVERIAQLRAEGKNVMVDLTAAWCVSCKVNERLVFHTDEFAKALKATNTVYMVGDWTNQDARISQYLSRYGRSGVPLYVWYGPKGAEPVILPQLLNKGEVIKMMGER; encoded by the coding sequence ATGGCGTTTTGGGGTGGGCAAGCATTTGCCGAACCGGTGAAAACCGCGCACCTGACGACCGAACTGGTTGCCGAACATAAGGCGGTGGCTAAGGGCGGAGACATCTGGATCGCGATCCGCCATGAGCCGCTCAAAGGATGGCACACCTACTGGCAAAATCCCGGCGATACGGGATTGGCACCTGTGGTCAACTGGTCGCTGCCGGATAAGGTGACGGTCGGAGAGCCGCAGTGGCAAACGCCGGAGCGTCAGCCCTATATGGGTCTGGTCAATTATGGCTATAGCGGTGGGACCTACCTTTTTTATAAGCTTACCAATGGCACGGCGCTGGGTGACGGCGATATACTGCCGCTTAAGGCCCGTGTTGATTTTTTGGTTTGTGAAAAAGTCTGCGTGCCTGAAACGGTCAATGTTAGCCTTAACCTGCCGGTTGGGCCCTCAGGCGGGGCTGACCGGACGTTTCAGAAAGCGTTTGAGGCCCTGCCGAAACCGGCACCGGCTGGATATTTCCGTAAAGCCGGTAATATAGTCGAATTGGGCTTTCCGGCGGCTGATACTTCCGAAATGTTCGAAAAGCCAAGCGGCGCCTATTTCTTTCCTATTACCGCGGGTGCTGTCCCGCCCGCCGCCGATCAAAAGCTCGATACCGGGGCCGACGGATTTACGCTTAAGGCCACAGCGGCAGATGATAAACCGCTGTCCGGCGCGGTGACTGGCGTGATCGCCTTTCCGAACGGCGACAGTTATCAGGTCACTCTGAATGAAGGTGCCATCCCGCATAATCTGCGCGGTCTGGGGGGCTTAAGTGCGGCATCCGGCGAGGTGTCGGTGGTGGGCGTCATCATCGCGGCCGGATTTGCCTTTGTCGGCGGGATTATCCTCAACCTGATGCCGTGTGTGTTCCCGATCCTGTCCATGAAGATACTGGCCGTATCGCGGGCCGGTCAGGATCACAAACTGGCGCGCCATGAGGCCCTGCTGTACGGCGCCGGTGTCATCATAAGCTTTGTAGCACTCGCTGTAATGATCACTGCGGCGCAGTCCCTGGGAGCTGCGCTCGGCTGGGGTTTCCAGCTACAGTCGCCGTTTGTGACGGCCGCCTTAAGCATTGTCATGTTGCTGGTAGCCCTCAACTTGTCGGGGTTGTTCAATATCGGTTCCAGCGTTCAGGGATTTGGCGCAGGCATGGCGGTGAAAAACCCCTACATCGGCGCGTTCCTGACCGGCGTGCTGGCGGTGGTGGTGGCAGCACCCTGTACCGCACCGTTTATGGCGACCGCCATCGGGGTGGCACTGGCGCAGGGCGGCTTCGTCAGTTTTGTGATCTTTTTGGCGCTGGGCATCGGGTTTGCCCTGCCGATCGTGGGGCTGACCTACGCAATCACCTATTTTCCGGCCTTAGCCAAACGCTTGCCCAAGCCCGGCCCGTGGATGGATAGATTCAAGCATATACTGGCCGTGCCCATGTATCTGGCGGCGCTTTGGATGGTGTGGGTATTTGCCCAGCAAGTGTCGGGCTGGGGGCTATTTGCGTTGATCATCGCGTTGGGCCTGATTGTGCTTGGCGTGGTGCGCACCCTCATTCCTGCCGCCACGCGCCCGGTGTTACTGGGGTTAGGTATTGTGCTGGCGGTCGCTTCCGCCGCCCAGACCCGCGCCGTCACCACCCCCGCCGCGGTAAAGGCCGATGTGCCCTATGAAACCTTTTCGGTCGAGCGCATCGCCCAACTACGCGCTGAGGGTAAGAACGTCATGGTCGATCTGACCGCCGCCTGGTGTGTGTCCTGTAAGGTCAATGAGCGGCTGGTGTTTCATACCGATGAGTTCGCGAAGGCATTGAAGGCCACCAACACGGTTTATATGGTCGGCGACTGGACCAATCAGGACGCGCGCATTTCGCAGTACCTCAGCCGCTATGGACGCTCCGGCGTGCCGCTCTATGTCTGGTATGGCCCAAAGGGTGCCGAGCCGGTCATTCTGCCGCAACTGCTGAACAAGGGCGAGGTGATAAAGATGATGGGTGAGCGTTAG
- a CDS encoding helix-turn-helix domain-containing protein, with product MKARSLKAGSFDQGAVGSADHDLSPLGREPSVVMTHDQDQNQLNDYDEVEAAARADTLAGEPLASDLNISAHADPHYGVVLGDILRSAREASNLTLDHVADITRVRRSYLEAFETGALDLMPARPFAIGYVKAYAKALGLDEETMADLLKRDLADPAPTLRAPIGAAMDEVQPSYGRYVAGAIVVVGAVIIWNVLQRQPELFKARDETPTVTTQGWSQGVPIVRDGVVYVSKPGAPPMDQDVPVPYVTPGLEVGFAEIEAEKARNGTGTASPADSLQMRKAFNPKGAVFGAPPEQSSVVIQAKRSVNLVLRSNEGQVYFARQLGAGESYRVPNATAVPMLVDVSDATAFEVYYDGEYAGGLEGTSTPTARINARAQQTAKLMDAQQAEARPVAPPRPKIEKPRARPMPTEPIPYQPAQPVQAPPAQQPADQTIPY from the coding sequence ATGAAAGCGCGGTCTTTGAAAGCGGGCAGTTTCGATCAGGGTGCCGTAGGTTCGGCAGACCATGATCTCTCGCCGCTTGGCCGTGAGCCTTCGGTCGTCATGACGCACGATCAGGACCAAAATCAGTTAAACGACTATGATGAGGTCGAAGCCGCCGCGCGTGCCGATACGCTGGCGGGTGAGCCGCTGGCCTCTGACTTGAACATAAGCGCCCATGCCGACCCGCATTACGGGGTGGTGCTGGGGGACATCCTGCGCTCAGCGCGCGAAGCGTCTAACCTGACGCTGGATCATGTGGCCGACATTACCCGTGTCCGCCGCAGCTATCTCGAAGCGTTTGAAACCGGGGCGCTGGATCTGATGCCGGCGCGGCCGTTTGCCATCGGCTATGTCAAGGCCTATGCCAAGGCGCTGGGGCTTGACGAAGAAACCATGGCCGACTTGCTCAAGCGTGATCTGGCCGATCCGGCCCCGACCTTGCGCGCACCGATAGGGGCGGCGATGGACGAGGTGCAGCCTTCTTACGGGCGCTATGTTGCCGGGGCTATCGTTGTGGTCGGGGCGGTCATTATCTGGAATGTGCTGCAGCGCCAGCCGGAGCTTTTCAAGGCCCGTGACGAGACGCCGACCGTAACCACGCAGGGCTGGTCTCAGGGGGTGCCGATTGTGCGCGACGGCGTGGTCTATGTGTCTAAGCCCGGTGCGCCGCCCATGGATCAGGATGTTCCGGTGCCCTATGTCACGCCGGGTCTGGAGGTCGGTTTTGCCGAGATTGAGGCCGAAAAGGCCCGTAACGGCACCGGCACGGCGTCGCCCGCCGACAGCCTTCAGATGCGCAAGGCCTTTAACCCCAAAGGGGCGGTCTTTGGGGCCCCGCCGGAGCAATCCAGCGTGGTCATTCAGGCCAAGCGCAGTGTCAATCTGGTGCTGCGCTCTAACGAAGGTCAGGTCTATTTTGCCCGTCAGTTAGGGGCCGGGGAATCTTATCGCGTCCCCAATGCCACAGCGGTGCCGATGCTGGTCGACGTATCGGATGCCACGGCGTTTGAAGTCTATTACGACGGCGAATATGCCGGTGGGCTGGAGGGCACCAGTACGCCCACCGCCCGTATCAATGCCCGCGCCCAGCAAACGGCCAAGCTGATGGACGCCCAGCAGGCTGAGGCCCGTCCGGTAGCCCCCCCGCGTCCCAAGATCGAAAAGCCGAGGGCGCGACCGATGCCGACGGAGCCGATCCCCTATCAGCCCGCCCAGCCCGTACAGGCTCCACCGGCGCAACAACCGGCAGATCAGACCATACCTTATTAA
- a CDS encoding ABC transporter permease — protein sequence MEQSWRQAKSIFGLLLSAPLFWLAFFFIVPMGIVWLYSFGENRGLVDIAFTGTWKNYARALEPLYLGIFVKSLYVAALTTFLCLIVGFPVALAITFAADKWKPWLLLLIMLPFWTNLLIRTYALIAVLRTEGYVNQTYEFLWTNAGGLMTLVGLAPLGEFQPLDLLHNNFAVIFGLVYVHLPFMILPLYSTLDRMDRSLLEASLDLGAGHFRTLWSIVVPMSAAGIASGILITFIPALGAYLTPDLLGGPESQMIANVIERQFKRANDWPFGAALSFLLVYLTFIGIAIQGMLDKQNRGRAA from the coding sequence ATGGAACAAAGCTGGCGGCAGGCGAAGTCAATTTTCGGGCTGCTGCTGAGTGCGCCCCTGTTTTGGCTGGCCTTTTTCTTTATTGTGCCCATGGGCATTGTCTGGCTCTATTCGTTCGGGGAAAACCGCGGGCTGGTCGATATTGCCTTTACCGGCACCTGGAAGAACTACGCCCGCGCGCTGGAGCCGCTGTATCTCGGCATATTCGTTAAATCGCTTTATGTGGCAGCGCTTACGACCTTTCTATGCCTGATCGTTGGCTTTCCGGTGGCGCTGGCCATTACCTTTGCCGCCGATAAGTGGAAGCCGTGGCTGCTGCTTTTGATCATGCTGCCGTTCTGGACTAACCTTCTGATCCGCACCTATGCGCTGATTGCGGTGTTGCGTACCGAAGGCTATGTCAATCAAACCTATGAGTTTTTATGGACGAATGCGGGTGGATTAATGACGCTGGTGGGCTTAGCACCGCTGGGCGAGTTTCAGCCGCTTGATCTGCTGCATAATAATTTCGCGGTGATTTTTGGCCTCGTCTACGTCCACCTGCCGTTCATGATCCTGCCGCTCTATTCGACCCTCGACCGGATGGACCGCTCGCTTTTGGAAGCCTCGCTCGATCTGGGGGCTGGCCATTTTCGTACCCTGTGGTCGATCGTCGTGCCGATGTCTGCGGCGGGGATCGCGTCGGGTATACTGATCACCTTCATTCCCGCACTCGGCGCTTATCTGACACCGGATCTGCTCGGCGGGCCGGAATCGCAGATGATCGCCAATGTCATTGAACGGCAATTCAAACGCGCCAATGACTGGCCGTTCGGGGCGGCCCTGTCGTTCCTGCTGGTCTATCTGACCTTCATCGGCATCGCCATTCAGGGTATGCTCGACAAACAAAACCGGGGGAGGGCGGCCTGA
- a CDS encoding ABC transporter permease, which translates to MTQSVAKVKKTPPGPLEYMRRWPMQAWLVGVTVFLYAPLITLMIFSFNDSKRNIVWQGFTLKYYVKALTNESLIQAFTNSLVIAFFSTIISVVVGAMAAILLWRFRFPGKTALDGAMSIPIVVPEICMGVGMLVFFAKVFPWPQGMIWPLNLGAIIIAHVSFSFPFVAVVVRARLASFNRELEEAAKDLGASEIRTLLDVLVPHIKPSLLAGGLLAFTLSLDDFVITFFTAGPDTVTFPVKVYSMVRFSVTPEVNAASTILIVVTVILTFFALKFQGSDALTAGHGAPEKK; encoded by the coding sequence ATGACCCAGTCTGTTGCCAAGGTTAAAAAGACCCCGCCCGGCCCGCTCGAATATATGCGCCGCTGGCCGATGCAGGCCTGGCTGGTCGGGGTGACGGTGTTTCTGTATGCGCCGCTGATCACCCTGATGATCTTTTCGTTCAACGACAGCAAACGTAACATCGTCTGGCAGGGCTTTACCCTCAAATATTACGTTAAGGCCCTTACGAATGAGAGCCTGATTCAGGCCTTCACCAACTCGCTGGTGATTGCGTTTTTCTCGACCATCATCAGTGTGGTCGTAGGCGCTATGGCCGCGATCCTGTTGTGGCGCTTCCGCTTTCCGGGCAAGACGGCGCTGGACGGCGCTATGTCGATCCCGATCGTTGTGCCGGAAATCTGCATGGGTGTGGGGATGCTGGTATTCTTCGCCAAGGTCTTTCCGTGGCCGCAAGGCATGATCTGGCCGCTCAATCTGGGGGCCATCATCATCGCCCACGTCTCGTTCTCCTTCCCGTTCGTGGCGGTGGTGGTGCGCGCACGACTGGCGTCATTTAACCGCGAACTGGAAGAGGCGGCCAAGGATCTGGGGGCGTCAGAAATCCGAACCCTGCTGGATGTGCTGGTGCCGCATATCAAGCCATCTTTGCTGGCGGGTGGGCTTTTGGCCTTTACCCTGTCGCTCGATGATTTTGTGATTACCTTCTTCACCGCCGGGCCCGATACGGTCACCTTCCCGGTCAAGGTCTATTCGATGGTGCGCTTCTCCGTCACCCCCGAAGTCAACGCCGCCTCGACCATCCTTATTGTGGTGACGGTGATCTTGACCTTCTTTGCACTGAAATTCCAAGGTTCTGACGCCCTGACCGCCGGTCATGGCGCTCCTGAGAAAAAGTGA
- a CDS encoding gamma-glutamyl-gamma-aminobutyrate hydrolase family protein — protein MKPLIGISCCNRDVGGENAQTVKDRYVKGVIEYADCLAVLIPAITTGFEAKTLAGKLDGLMLTGSTSNIDTRFYDPDTPAGEGPFDIDRDSVSFAMIEAMIDAQKPVFGICRGFQEINVALGGTLRRDLGPTHHAPERSSSEAVAQNKIATFNDMFEFGHDVTLIDGGFFEEQLGGNLWVNSVHFQGVARLAEGLTMEAVAPDGIIEAFSANLGGSQVVAVQWHPEWRPADYPDRQAFFQWLGQAARGEAVV, from the coding sequence ATGAAACCCCTGATCGGTATTTCCTGTTGCAACCGTGATGTCGGCGGTGAAAACGCCCAGACCGTCAAGGATCGCTACGTCAAGGGCGTGATCGAATATGCCGACTGTCTGGCAGTTCTGATCCCGGCTATCACGACCGGATTTGAAGCAAAAACTCTGGCCGGTAAACTCGATGGCCTGATGCTGACCGGCTCGACCTCCAACATCGACACGCGCTTTTATGATCCTGACACCCCGGCAGGCGAGGGGCCGTTTGATATCGATCGCGACAGCGTGTCCTTTGCCATGATCGAAGCCATGATCGATGCGCAAAAACCAGTGTTTGGCATCTGCCGCGGCTTTCAGGAAATCAATGTCGCCTTGGGCGGGACACTGCGGCGCGATCTGGGCCCCACGCATCATGCGCCCGAGCGCTCAAGCAGCGAAGCGGTAGCGCAAAATAAAATCGCCACTTTCAACGACATGTTCGAGTTTGGGCATGACGTGACCCTTATCGACGGCGGTTTTTTTGAGGAACAACTCGGCGGAAACCTCTGGGTAAATTCGGTCCATTTTCAAGGCGTAGCGCGGTTGGCAGAGGGACTGACTATGGAAGCCGTAGCCCCCGATGGCATCATCGAAGCGTTCAGTGCTAACCTTGGCGGATCGCAGGTCGTGGCCGTGCAGTGGCACCCCGAATGGCGGCCCGCTGACTATCCCGACCGGCAGGCATTTTTCCAGTGGCTAGGTCAGGCCGCGCGCGGTGAAGCGGTGGTTTAA
- a CDS encoding class I SAM-dependent DNA methyltransferase, with the protein MPTPADDIIALYEHHAGEWDADRHQSRPEGETVWIRRFTEAALPEASILDLGCGSGWPIVPELLAAGLSVTGVDSSPSLISLCRQRFPEQTWVVGDMRRLDIDHRFAGIIAWHSLFHLVPEDQAQMFTVFAHHLRPSAPLMFTSGSERDETIGCWRNEPLYHASLSLDDYETLLATNGFVILDRVVGDITCGGATIWLAKAAD; encoded by the coding sequence CCGCCGATGACATCATTGCCCTCTATGAGCATCATGCGGGCGAATGGGATGCGGATCGCCATCAGTCACGCCCTGAAGGTGAAACCGTATGGATCAGGCGATTTACCGAAGCTGCCCTGCCAGAGGCCTCTATTCTGGATCTCGGCTGCGGCTCCGGCTGGCCAATTGTCCCTGAGCTTCTGGCCGCAGGACTGAGCGTCACCGGTGTCGATAGCTCACCATCGCTGATTTCGCTGTGCCGCCAGCGCTTCCCTGAACAGACCTGGGTCGTTGGCGATATGCGCAGACTTGATATTGATCATAGGTTCGCCGGGATTATCGCCTGGCATAGCCTGTTTCATCTTGTCCCCGAGGATCAGGCCCAGATGTTTACGGTTTTTGCCCATCACCTAAGGCCCTCCGCTCCATTGATGTTTACCAGCGGATCAGAACGGGATGAGACAATAGGGTGCTGGCGCAATGAGCCCCTTTATCACGCTAGCCTTAGCCTTGATGACTATGAGACCTTGCTGGCTACCAACGGGTTTGTGATTCTGGATCGCGTCGTCGGCGATATTACGTGCGGAGGTGCCACCATCTGGCTGGCGAAAGCCGCCGACTAA
- a CDS encoding acyl dehydratase, producing the protein MPAAFDDLWIGQVASIGAGVISQEDLAAFCKTYAPTWDLKDGIPDALIFTLWSRLETEASQGWPQTKRLAVDALRWSRNPPPGELLRGRLTVMGKDAVGDTKGVVIAQHDLLDEAGRLVFSCLTRSVFQRLPVAKPPLD; encoded by the coding sequence ATGCCTGCAGCCTTTGATGACTTATGGATCGGTCAGGTCGCCTCTATCGGTGCTGGCGTCATCAGTCAGGAGGATCTTGCGGCGTTTTGTAAGACCTACGCGCCAACCTGGGATTTAAAAGACGGTATTCCCGATGCCCTGATCTTTACGCTGTGGTCGCGGCTTGAAACCGAAGCGTCACAGGGCTGGCCGCAGACCAAGCGCCTCGCGGTCGATGCCTTGCGCTGGTCACGCAATCCGCCGCCGGGGGAACTGCTGCGCGGGCGCCTGACTGTGATGGGCAAGGACGCGGTCGGTGACACCAAGGGCGTGGTCATTGCTCAGCACGACCTGTTGGATGAGGCCGGACGACTGGTGTTTTCCTGCCTGACGCGTTCGGTGTTTCAGCGGCTGCCAGTGGCCAAGCCGCCGCTGGATTAG
- a CDS encoding ABC transporter ATP-binding protein, producing MFDETAKPAEAQGKTIISFKNVSKRFGKNVAVDNVSLDIKEGEFFSLLGPSGCGKTTLLRMLAGFEMPSDGQILIDGNDVSQVSPNKRPVNMVFQSYAVFPHMTVLDNVAYGLKMDGVPKGERLARAQEALELVKLGGFGERKPDQMSGGQRQRVALARALVKKPRVLLLDEPLSALDAKLRDAMRTELTLLQEKVGITFIMVTHDQDEALAMATRCAVMNRGLLQQVATPFDLYEFPNSRFVADFIGSVNLFEGTLDVDEPDHAIINTTDIGPIYLDHGVTGATGATVWAAVRPEKIEIDKWDAKPLKMEDAPEGYNIIAGEIKHLVYLGSETVYEVEVAGGRMVKVLRSNLTRWDQEDFTWDEKVWLSFNACAPAALLS from the coding sequence ATGTTTGACGAAACCGCAAAACCGGCTGAGGCTCAGGGCAAGACCATCATCAGCTTCAAAAACGTCTCCAAACGCTTCGGCAAAAACGTCGCGGTCGATAATGTTTCGCTCGACATCAAAGAGGGCGAGTTCTTCTCCCTGCTGGGACCGTCGGGCTGTGGCAAGACGACTTTGCTGCGCATGTTGGCCGGGTTTGAAATGCCGTCGGATGGGCAGATTCTCATCGACGGTAATGACGTGTCGCAGGTCTCGCCTAATAAGCGGCCGGTGAACATGGTGTTTCAGTCCTATGCTGTCTTTCCGCATATGACCGTGCTCGATAACGTCGCTTACGGGCTGAAAATGGATGGGGTGCCCAAGGGCGAGCGGCTGGCGCGTGCCCAGGAAGCGCTGGAATTGGTCAAGCTCGGCGGGTTCGGGGAGCGCAAGCCCGATCAGATGTCGGGCGGTCAGCGTCAGCGGGTGGCGCTGGCGCGGGCGCTGGTCAAAAAACCGCGCGTGCTGTTGCTGGATGAGCCGTTATCGGCGCTTGATGCCAAGCTGCGCGATGCCATGCGCACGGAACTGACCCTGCTTCAGGAAAAGGTCGGCATCACCTTTATCATGGTCACCCACGATCAGGATGAGGCGTTGGCCATGGCGACGCGCTGTGCCGTCATGAACCGCGGCCTGCTGCAACAGGTGGCGACACCGTTTGATCTTTATGAGTTTCCCAATTCGCGTTTTGTGGCCGATTTTATCGGCAGCGTGAACCTGTTCGAAGGCACGCTCGATGTCGATGAACCGGATCACGCCATCATCAATACGACCGATATCGGGCCCATTTACCTCGACCACGGCGTGACGGGTGCGACCGGTGCAACCGTCTGGGCGGCGGTTCGGCCGGAAAAGATCGAGATCGACAAATGGGATGCCAAGCCGCTCAAGATGGAAGATGCCCCCGAAGGCTACAACATCATCGCCGGTGAGATTAAGCATCTGGTCTATCTCGGTTCGGAAACGGTCTATGAGGTTGAGGTTGCAGGCGGGCGCATGGTCAAGGTGTTGCGCTCGAATCTCACCCGATGGGATCAGGAAGACTTCACCTGGGACGAAAAAGTATGGCTGTCGTTCAATGCCTGCGCCCCGGCGGCGCTCCTAAGTTAA
- a CDS encoding aminotransferase, whose protein sequence is MSQPLKNYDIAELKRLDLAHHLPAQADYKLLEDIGGSRIITRAEGSTIYDGEGHSLLDGMAGLWCVNVGYGRDELARAAYEQMLELPYYNTFFKTVTPPPVRLATKIAEKMSVGNPDLQHVFFNSSGSEANDTVLRLVRYYWQLKGEPDRNIIISRRNAYHGSTVAGMSLGGMTFMHAQGGPMVPGIEHVRQPYQFNEGFGQDPAAFAQACVDDIEARILAVGPDKVAAFIGEPVQGAGGVIIPPEGYWPKVEALCRKYGILLICDEVICGFGRLGQWFGHQHYGIKPDVIAMAKGMSSGYLPISAVGVSSKIVDVLKTGGDFVHGYTYSGHPAAAAVALANIEIIEREGLVERTRNDTGPYLAKALKRLDDHPLVGEARSLGLIGAVEIVSEKGTNHRFKGAEGTAGPIVRDLCIKNGLMVRGIRDSIVMCPPLIITHEEIDRIVDIIEQSLNEAEPQLRAL, encoded by the coding sequence ATGAGCCAGCCACTGAAAAACTACGATATTGCCGAACTGAAGCGTCTTGATCTGGCGCATCATTTGCCGGCTCAGGCAGACTATAAGCTGCTGGAAGACATCGGCGGGTCGCGCATTATTACCCGCGCCGAAGGCTCGACCATCTATGACGGCGAAGGCCATAGTCTGCTGGATGGCATGGCGGGGCTGTGGTGCGTCAATGTCGGTTACGGGCGCGATGAACTGGCGCGTGCGGCCTATGAGCAGATGCTGGAACTGCCTTATTACAACACGTTCTTTAAGACCGTGACGCCGCCGCCGGTGCGGCTGGCCACCAAGATCGCGGAAAAGATGTCGGTCGGCAATCCTGACCTTCAGCATGTATTTTTTAACTCGTCCGGGTCTGAGGCCAATGACACGGTGTTGCGGTTGGTGCGCTATTACTGGCAGCTTAAGGGCGAGCCGGATCGCAATATAATCATCAGCCGTCGCAACGCCTATCATGGCTCAACGGTGGCCGGGATGTCGCTGGGCGGCATGACCTTCATGCATGCTCAGGGCGGGCCGATGGTGCCGGGCATTGAACATGTCCGCCAGCCCTATCAGTTTAACGAAGGCTTTGGCCAAGATCCGGCGGCCTTTGCGCAGGCTTGCGTCGATGACATAGAGGCGCGTATTCTGGCCGTGGGCCCTGACAAGGTCGCCGCCTTTATCGGTGAACCGGTCCAGGGTGCGGGCGGGGTGATCATCCCGCCGGAAGGCTATTGGCCCAAAGTTGAGGCCTTGTGCCGCAAATATGGCATCCTGCTGATTTGTGATGAGGTCATCTGCGGGTTTGGGCGCTTGGGCCAATGGTTTGGCCACCAGCATTACGGCATCAAGCCTGATGTGATTGCTATGGCCAAGGGTATGTCGTCGGGTTACCTGCCCATTTCGGCAGTCGGGGTGTCGTCAAAGATTGTCGATGTGTTGAAAACCGGCGGTGATTTCGTCCACGGCTATACCTATTCCGGCCATCCGGCAGCGGCGGCCGTGGCCTTGGCCAATATCGAGATTATCGAACGCGAAGGCTTGGTTGAACGTACACGTAACGACACCGGCCCTTATCTGGCCAAGGCGTTGAAGCGGTTGGACGACCATCCGCTGGTCGGTGAGGCGCGCTCGCTGGGCCTGATCGGGGCGGTCGAGATCGTGTCAGAAAAAGGCACCAATCATCGCTTTAAGGGCGCGGAAGGCACGGCCGGGCCGATCGTGCGCGACCTGTGCATCAAGAACGGCCTGATGGTGCGCGGCATTCGCGACAGCATCGTCATGTGTCCGCCGCTGATCATCACCCATGAGGAAATCGACCGGATCGTCGACATCATTGAGCAGTCGCTGAATGAGGCCGAGCCACAACTAAGAGCGCTTTAA